One genomic segment of Chiloscyllium plagiosum isolate BGI_BamShark_2017 chromosome 10, ASM401019v2, whole genome shotgun sequence includes these proteins:
- the LOC122554022 gene encoding EEF1A lysine methyltransferase 3-like yields MNTHLCRKIILKLVPFTNKYLDQSVGVFFFPLGIVLCRYFESEKIDFTGKKVLELGSGTGIVGILTVLLGGDVTMTDRPYVLKQIEYNILANIPVSSRHRSKIRALAWGSDQNSFPTDFDIILGSDIVYSPSQFPNLIQTLLYFCKDKTVIYLCSDVKYREGSAEFHEDLLPVQFHSQLIHTSGSSCIYKVTKKVSDDED; encoded by the exons ATGAACACGCACCTCTGCCGCAA AATTATccttaaacttgtgccctttACAAATAAATATCTTGATCAGAGTGTGGGTGTCTTCTTTTTTCCCCTGGGGATTGTCCTTTGTCGCTATTTTGAGTCTGAGAAGATTGATTTTACCGGCAAGAAGGTGCTTGAACTGGGCTCTGGCACTGGAATTGTGGGCATATTGACGGTGTTATTGG GTGGAGATGTCACCATGACGGATAGACCGTACGTTTTGAAACAAATCGAATATAACATACTGGCTAACATTCCAGTCAGCTCTCGGCACCGTTCGAAAATCCGCGCCCTGGCTTGGGGTAGCGACCAGAACAGTTTCCCAACCGACTTTGATATCATTCTGGGTTCGGACATCGTGTACAGCCCATCGCAATTTCCGAATCTTATACAGACATTGCTGTATTTCTGCAAAGACAAGACCGTAATTTATCTGTGTTCGGATGTGAAGTATCGGGAGGGATCGGCTGAATTCCACGAGGACCTCTTACCGGTGCAATTTCACAGCCAGCTCATTCATACCAGCGGGAGCAGTTGCATTTACAAAGTGACCAAAAAAGTTTCAGACGACGAAGACTAG